The DNA sequence TGTCTTTTGTCGTTTTTTTAATCCGTTCAACTTCTTTTTTATATTCAAAAGAAGGTGTTTTTGTAAAATTATTTATAGCAACTTTTTGCCAGTAATCAGCTATTCGTAATCCAAAATTTCGTGAACCTGAATGAATTGTCAAAAAATAATTGTTATTGCTTTTACCTATTTCAATAAAATGATTTCCCCCGCCTAAACTACCTATGGAATTGTAAAAAGTTTCTTTTTTTATTCCAACTTCTTGAATTTTATTTTGCAACCATTCATTACTTATTTCAGTAGGCAAATAATTTGTGTTAAACTTTTTATTAAATTGAGATACAAAGTTCGAGACCGCTTTGTTTGGTATTGACAAGTCAAGATTTTTCAAAACAGGCTTAGGATGAATTTTAAAACCCATTGGAATAATTTTCTTGATTTTTTTGTCCGCTTCAGGAATAGAAAAATTTAGATTACCACCAAACTTTACTGAAATCATTCCACAACCGATGTCAACACCAATTACGTTAGGAATAATTTTTTCACTTAATGGCATTGTAAATCCTATTACCGAACCTTTGCCTGCATGTGTATCGGGCATTATTACAACATCCTTGGTAAATGCACTATGGTCAATCATGTTTTGTATTTGCTTTATGCACTCTGGTTCAACATCGTTGATCATTATTTTGGCGGTTGTATATTTACCTTTAAGGGGGGTTCTATACATACATTTCTTTTAAGAAACAAAGATAATGAATAAGATGCAAGGCACAAAATTTTCTGAATAGCCGTAGCTATTGAGAAAATTTTTAACGCAGTCAGATTGTTTATTATCTTTGTTCCCAAAGGGTTTTCAGAGTTTTTCATATACTTCTTCAAAACTTTTTACATTATCCCGATAGTGTTTCAAATTTTTTCATTGTCTATAAAAAACTCTGGAAATCTTAATGCGAATGTATGTATAGAACCCCCCTTAAGTTCAATCATTTGTATAAATTTAAAAAAGTCCTGTTTTTTCTGTTGTTTGAATTAATTCAGGAGAATTATTTGAAGGCAAATTTACTAATTTTGAAACAGGATGTGCCATCATTTTTTCAGCAGAAAAAGCTTTTAATAAATTTTTTGCATCAGCAACAGAAAGGTTTTCATTAAGCCATTTATGCTCATCTTCTTTGTTTAAAATCACAGGCATACGATTGTGAATTTTTCCAACTAAGCTATTTGGTTCTGTAGTAATAATTGTAAATGAATTTATTACTTCATTGTTTTTGTTTTTCCAACTGTCCCATAATCCTGCAAAAGCAAACAAACTTTCATTTTTCATATAAATTCTGTAAGGCTGTTTTTCTTGTTTTATTTTTTTCCATTCATAAAAACCATCCGCAACAACAAGGCATCTTTTGCTTTTAAATGAGTTTCTGAATGAAGGTTTTTCTGCAACGCTTTCCGCCCGTGCATTTATAAGTTTTACAGCAATTGAAATGTCATTTGCCCAAAAAGGAATTAATCCCCATTTAAAAAAGTTGAGTTTAGTGGGTTCTGTATTTGTAATTACCGGTAAAAATTGTGTTGGTGTAGCATTATAAATAATTTTATAAATATTTTTTTCTACATCAACATGAAATCTTTCTGTTATTTCATCAATCTTTTTTGAAATAATAAATCTTCCGCACATAAATTTATTTTCTTATTTTATAGCCATACCAAGTGCCTTCATTGGAATTACCATCTTCGGCAACAAAAATTAATCCATTAGCAACAGATAAAGAAAAAGCATAATTTCCTTTTTTTAAACGAACTGATTTTATGTATTTTCCTTCAAGGTTATGAATATAAACAAGCCTGATTAATGCATTCCAAGTATAAATGTGCTTATCGTCAACAGCAACTACCAGACTACCTCCTTCCAATCCTTTACCGTGCTTTAATCCCGTTATTGTTTTTATAAGTTTTGTACTTTTAAAATTATAAATTTCCAGTTCACCTTCATTAAAATAATATAATTTTTCTCCTTTATGTCCTAATGCTGTAACAGCTTGTGGGTCTATTTGAAAGTTTGTGCTTGCTTGCTCAACTTTTCCGTTTTTTAAATTTGTTATTTTATAAATGTTGTTTTTCCTTTCGTGAGTTTTTATATATAAATCTTTATTTGAAGCATCATACATTATCGATCTCATATCCCAGTTCCAAGGATATGATTTTTTAAAAACACCTTTTGAGTTATATTCATTAATTTGTCCTTTTGAAGCAAAGCCTCCATTAATTGTATATAATCGATTTTTATATTCGCAAAGATG is a window from the Bacteroidota bacterium genome containing:
- a CDS encoding RtcB family protein, which codes for MINDVEPECIKQIQNMIDHSAFTKDVVIMPDTHAGKGSVIGFTMPLSEKIIPNVIGVDIGCGMISVKFGGNLNFSIPEADKKIKKIIPMGFKIHPKPVLKNLDLSIPNKAVSNFVSQFNKKFNTNYLPTEISNEWLQNKIQEVGIKKETFYNSIGSLGGGNHFIEIGKSNNNYFLTIHSGSRNFGLRIADYWQKVAINNFTKTPSFEYKKEVERIKKTTKDKKKIKQKIKELRIDFPIDFNKELAFLTGNQMMQYLTDMIFAQYYASLNRKTILERIIKVLEIENIIEEIESVHNYVDFNDFIIRKGAISSYSGKKMIIPFNMRDGLLICEGITNESWNFSAPHGAGRIMSRTKAKKTVNLEAFKNSMKNVYSSCISEKTLDESPFVYKDSKLIESLIKPSAKIIERVKPILNIKAM
- a CDS encoding SOS response-associated peptidase — translated: MCGRFIISKKIDEITERFHVDVEKNIYKIIYNATPTQFLPVITNTEPTKLNFFKWGLIPFWANDISIAVKLINARAESVAEKPSFRNSFKSKRCLVVADGFYEWKKIKQEKQPYRIYMKNESLFAFAGLWDSWKNKNNEVINSFTIITTEPNSLVGKIHNRMPVILNKEDEHKWLNENLSVADAKNLLKAFSAEKMMAHPVSKLVNLPSNNSPELIQTTEKTGLF